Proteins co-encoded in one Sinobacterium norvegicum genomic window:
- a CDS encoding DsbC family protein, whose translation MLKAGVLQVVLIVAVLISAFSVQAAEAVIDSDQVLARIKQSRPDLQFGAVEQSPMKDIYQVQIVNGPLLYINPQGSHFVAGELFEVAPSGVVNLTEMAQNAPRKALMAGVDSKDMIIFAPAGETKATVTVFTDVDCYYCQKLHQEVPALNKLGVAVQYMAYPRAGIGSESYNKIASAWCADDKQEAMNKLKARQNIAKNVCADNPVAEQYELGGRMGVSGTPALVLEDGSLVPGYMPANELAKRLGIQ comes from the coding sequence ATGTTAAAGGCGGGTGTATTACAGGTTGTATTGATTGTTGCTGTGTTGATATCGGCGTTTTCGGTACAGGCGGCAGAGGCGGTGATCGATAGCGATCAGGTATTGGCCAGGATTAAGCAGTCGCGCCCCGATCTGCAATTTGGCGCAGTCGAGCAGAGCCCAATGAAGGATATCTACCAGGTGCAGATTGTGAATGGGCCGCTGTTATACATTAACCCGCAGGGAAGCCACTTTGTGGCCGGTGAGCTATTTGAGGTGGCACCAAGCGGCGTGGTTAACCTGACCGAAATGGCGCAAAACGCGCCCCGTAAGGCCTTGATGGCCGGAGTGGATAGCAAGGATATGATTATCTTTGCGCCAGCGGGTGAAACCAAGGCAACGGTGACCGTGTTTACCGATGTTGACTGTTACTACTGTCAGAAGCTGCATCAGGAAGTCCCGGCGTTGAATAAACTCGGTGTTGCCGTGCAGTATATGGCCTATCCCCGTGCCGGTATTGGCTCGGAGTCCTATAACAAGATTGCCAGTGCCTGGTGTGCCGATGATAAGCAGGAGGCGATGAACAAACTGAAGGCGCGTCAAAATATTGCCAAAAATGTCTGTGCCGACAACCCGGTGGCCGAGCAGTATGAGCTTGGCGGTCGGATGGGTGTCAGCGGTACGCCGGCGCTGGTGCTTGAGGATGGCAGTCTGGTGCCAGGTTATATGCCGGCCAACGAGCTGGCTAAGCGTCTCGGCATTCAGTAA
- the xerD gene encoding site-specific tyrosine recombinase XerD, whose amino-acid sequence MSRQSVGIGSQQLTASNRREIERFIEACWLEKGVSDNTLDAYRRDLITFAVFLADDALLAVVAAQIEAFMASRAEQGVSARSVARALSCLRSFYRYQLRQGAIVDDPVATIEAPKLGKPLPKTLSEADVDALLAAPDAGDALGLRDKAMLELLYGSGLRVTELVSVQMSMVNFSAGALKVVGKGGKERLLPIGQEALYWLERFCREARLGFFSGEAGEVVFPSSRGRQMTRQTFWHRIKRYALEAGIQKSLSPHTLRHAFATHLLNHGADLRVLQLLLGHSDLSTTQIYTHVAKARLQSLHDQHHPRG is encoded by the coding sequence GTGAGTAGGCAGAGTGTGGGTATAGGAAGTCAGCAGCTGACTGCGTCGAACCGGCGTGAGATTGAGCGTTTTATAGAGGCCTGCTGGTTGGAGAAGGGAGTGTCCGATAATACCCTGGATGCCTACCGCCGTGATTTGATTACCTTTGCTGTTTTTCTTGCCGATGATGCTTTGCTGGCTGTCGTCGCGGCGCAGATCGAGGCCTTTATGGCCTCTCGGGCTGAGCAGGGGGTGTCTGCCCGCAGTGTTGCACGAGCGCTATCCTGTCTGCGCAGTTTTTATCGTTATCAGTTGCGCCAGGGCGCTATCGTTGATGACCCGGTGGCGACGATCGAGGCGCCGAAGCTGGGTAAGCCGTTGCCCAAAACGCTGTCAGAGGCTGATGTCGATGCCCTGTTGGCGGCACCGGATGCCGGCGACGCCCTCGGTTTGCGCGATAAGGCGATGCTGGAGTTGTTGTACGGTAGTGGTCTGCGGGTGACGGAGCTGGTCAGTGTGCAGATGTCGATGGTGAACTTTTCGGCTGGCGCATTGAAGGTGGTGGGGAAGGGCGGCAAGGAGCGTTTGCTGCCGATAGGGCAGGAGGCGCTGTACTGGCTTGAGCGCTTCTGCCGCGAAGCCCGGTTGGGTTTCTTTTCGGGCGAGGCTGGCGAGGTTGTCTTTCCGAGCTCGCGGGGGCGGCAAATGACCCGGCAGACATTCTGGCATCGTATTAAGCGCTACGCGCTGGAGGCGGGCATACAGAAGAGCTTGTCGCCGCACACGTTGCGCCATGCCTTTGCTACCCACCTGCTCAATCACGGTGCCGATCTGCGGGTGTTGCAGCTATTACTGGGTCACAGTGACTTATCGACCACTCAAATCTATACCCATGTTGCCAAGGCGCGATTGCAGTCGCTGCATGATCAGCACCACCCTCGGGGTTAG
- the rplS gene encoding 50S ribosomal protein L19 — translation MNKHPLVNAVEKEQMEKDIPAFGPGDTVVVQVKVKEGDRERLQAFEGVVLAKKSRALNSNFIVRKTSNGVGVERTFQTYSPLVDSITVKRRGDVRQAKLYYLRELSGRAARIKEKLAKK, via the coding sequence ATGAACAAGCATCCTCTTGTAAATGCTGTTGAAAAAGAGCAGATGGAAAAAGATATCCCAGCCTTCGGCCCCGGTGATACCGTGGTTGTACAGGTTAAAGTTAAAGAAGGTGACCGTGAGCGTCTACAGGCTTTCGAAGGTGTTGTACTTGCCAAGAAAAGCCGTGCGCTAAACTCTAACTTCATCGTCCGTAAGACTTCTAACGGCGTTGGTGTTGAGCGTACTTTCCAGACTTACAGTCCTCTAGTGGACAGCATTACCGTCAAGCGTCGCGGTGATGTACGTCAAGCCAAGCTGTACTACCTACGCGAGTTGTCAGGTCGTGCTGCACGTATCAAAGAGAAATTGGCAAAGAAATAA
- the trmD gene encoding tRNA (guanosine(37)-N1)-methyltransferase TrmD, translated as MKVSVVTLFPDMFQAITEHGVTGRGCKQEMLSVQTINPRDFTHDRHRTVDSRPYGGGPGMLMKVEPLRDAIAAARELITTDGVKPRVIYLSPQGRKLDQQGVEELALSPNMVLVCGRYEGIDERLIEAEVDEEWSLGDFVLSGGELAAMALIDSVARLQPGVLGHELSAEQDSFSDGLLDCPHYTRPETLNGVQVPDVLLSGNHEKIRRWRLKQSLMRTWTRRPDLLAGRELNTEQKSILAEVIRELAEDECLENDTSRETDVPSPKG; from the coding sequence ATGAAAGTTAGTGTAGTAACGCTGTTTCCTGACATGTTCCAGGCTATTACCGAACACGGTGTAACTGGACGGGGTTGTAAGCAAGAGATGTTAAGCGTGCAAACGATTAACCCTCGAGACTTTACCCACGATCGACATCGCACAGTGGACTCTCGCCCTTACGGCGGCGGCCCCGGTATGTTGATGAAGGTTGAGCCCTTGCGTGACGCTATTGCAGCGGCACGGGAGTTGATAACCACCGACGGCGTTAAGCCCAGGGTGATTTATCTCTCTCCTCAAGGTCGAAAACTGGATCAGCAAGGTGTTGAGGAGTTGGCTTTATCGCCAAACATGGTATTGGTTTGCGGGCGTTATGAAGGTATCGATGAGCGTTTAATCGAGGCTGAGGTTGATGAGGAGTGGTCGCTTGGGGATTTTGTTCTCAGCGGTGGCGAATTAGCGGCAATGGCATTGATCGACTCGGTGGCCCGATTACAGCCAGGAGTATTAGGGCATGAGTTGTCTGCTGAGCAGGATTCATTCTCCGATGGCTTACTGGATTGTCCACATTACACCCGACCGGAAACATTAAACGGCGTTCAGGTGCCGGATGTGTTGCTTAGCGGTAACCATGAAAAAATTCGTCGATGGCGCTTAAAGCAATCGTTGATGAGGACCTGGACTCGACGCCCTGACTTATTGGCAGGCCGCGAGTTAAACACTGAACAGAAGAGTATTTTAGCGGAGGTAATCCGCGAGCTGGCTGAAGATGAATGCTTGGAGAATGACACTAGTCGTGAGACTGACGTCCCAAGTCCGAAAGGGTAA
- the rimM gene encoding ribosome maturation factor RimM (Essential for efficient processing of 16S rRNA), with amino-acid sequence MVDNVASDRVVIGKISGVYGVKGWVKIHSFTEPMENFLGYKSVSTKLNGRLTTIEFDKSHKHGKGLVGHIVGCDDREMARNYTRCELSVAADQLPELRDDEFYWRDLEGLQVYSQFEEGEEVLLGAVHHLIETGANDVLVVHHCEHAIDDRERLIPYLPEQVVLDIDLEQGRITVNWDPEF; translated from the coding sequence ATGGTGGATAACGTAGCATCAGATAGGGTTGTAATCGGTAAGATTTCAGGCGTATACGGTGTTAAAGGTTGGGTTAAAATCCACTCATTTACCGAGCCGATGGAAAATTTCCTAGGTTATAAATCAGTTTCTACCAAGCTGAATGGTCGGTTAACGACAATTGAGTTTGATAAGAGTCATAAGCATGGCAAAGGCCTAGTCGGTCATATTGTCGGCTGCGATGATCGCGAAATGGCTCGAAACTATACCCGCTGTGAATTATCTGTGGCTGCGGACCAGCTACCCGAGCTAAGAGACGATGAGTTTTATTGGCGCGATTTAGAAGGTCTACAGGTTTACAGTCAGTTTGAAGAGGGTGAAGAAGTATTGTTGGGCGCAGTACACCACTTAATTGAGACCGGTGCCAACGATGTACTTGTGGTACATCATTGCGAGCACGCCATCGATGACAGAGAACGGTTAATTCCCTATCTGCCAGAGCAGGTTGTACTCGATATCGATCTTGAGCAGGGGCGTATTACCGTAAACTGGGATCCAGAGTTCTAA
- the rpsP gene encoding 30S ribosomal protein S16 translates to MVTIRLARGGSKKRPFYHLVVTDSRNSRDGSFIERVGFFNPVARGNEERVRLNSERIDAWKAKGAQVSDRVATLLKQAAKAA, encoded by the coding sequence ATGGTAACTATTCGACTAGCTCGCGGCGGTTCAAAGAAGCGCCCGTTCTATCACTTGGTTGTTACAGACAGCCGTAATTCTCGCGACGGCAGCTTCATCGAACGTGTGGGTTTCTTTAACCCAGTTGCACGTGGTAATGAAGAACGTGTTCGCCTTAATTCTGAGCGCATCGACGCTTGGAAAGCTAAGGGCGCACAGGTTAGCGATCGCGTTGCTACTTTACTAAAGCAAGCTGCTAAAGCTGCTTAA
- the ffh gene encoding signal recognition particle protein — MFDSLQERLSGSLKKVTGQARLTEDNIKDTLREVRLALLEADVALPVVKDFVEAIKQRAVGQEVSASLNPGQQFVKIVQAELESILGEANEVLDLSAQPPAVILMAGLQGAGKTTSVAKLSRFLKDREKKKVMVVSADVYRPAAIKQLETLAAEVGVDFFPSTVEQKPVDIVNAAIAHAKTQFADVVIVDTAGRLAIDADMMAEIGQLHAAVKPVETLFVVDAMTGQDAAVTAKAFNETLPLTGVILTKADADSRGGAALSVRHITGKPIKFIGMGEKVDALEPFYPDRIASRILGMGDVLSLIEEAELKIDKKKAEKLAKKIKKGKKFDLEDFRDQLQQMKNMGGIGTMLDKLPGMGNVAQAAAAAQVDNKVFVQMEAIINSMTPAERRNPDVLNGSRKRRITAGSGTQVQDLNRLLKQHKQMQKMMKKMKSKGGMANMMRGMGGMMGGGGGMGGGMPPGGMFK, encoded by the coding sequence ATGTTTGATAGTTTACAGGAACGCCTATCCGGCAGCTTGAAAAAAGTCACCGGTCAGGCGCGTTTAACCGAAGATAATATTAAAGACACGCTGCGGGAAGTTCGCTTGGCGCTGTTGGAAGCTGATGTAGCATTGCCTGTTGTGAAGGATTTTGTCGAGGCAATCAAGCAGCGTGCCGTTGGTCAAGAAGTGTCTGCCAGTCTTAATCCGGGGCAGCAATTCGTTAAGATTGTTCAGGCTGAGCTGGAGTCTATTCTAGGTGAGGCCAATGAGGTTTTAGATCTGTCGGCGCAGCCGCCGGCGGTTATTTTAATGGCGGGCTTGCAAGGTGCGGGTAAAACCACCTCTGTGGCCAAGCTGTCGCGCTTTCTAAAAGATCGTGAAAAGAAAAAAGTCATGGTGGTCAGTGCCGATGTTTATCGCCCTGCGGCGATCAAGCAGTTGGAGACATTGGCGGCCGAAGTAGGTGTGGATTTCTTCCCGTCGACGGTTGAACAGAAGCCGGTGGATATTGTTAACGCTGCCATCGCCCATGCCAAGACACAGTTTGCCGATGTGGTGATTGTTGATACCGCCGGTCGTCTCGCCATCGACGCCGATATGATGGCTGAGATTGGTCAGCTGCATGCGGCTGTTAAGCCGGTAGAGACGCTATTTGTCGTCGATGCAATGACCGGTCAGGATGCTGCCGTTACTGCCAAGGCGTTTAATGAGACGCTGCCGCTGACCGGCGTGATCTTAACCAAGGCCGACGCTGACTCTCGTGGTGGTGCGGCGCTGTCTGTTCGCCATATTACCGGTAAGCCGATTAAGTTTATCGGTATGGGTGAGAAGGTCGATGCACTGGAGCCTTTCTATCCTGATCGTATTGCCTCGCGTATTCTTGGTATGGGCGACGTGTTGTCGCTGATCGAAGAAGCTGAGCTGAAGATCGATAAGAAGAAGGCCGAGAAGCTGGCCAAGAAAATCAAGAAGGGCAAGAAGTTTGACCTGGAAGATTTTCGCGATCAATTACAGCAGATGAAGAATATGGGTGGCATTGGCACCATGCTCGATAAGCTGCCGGGTATGGGTAATGTGGCTCAGGCTGCTGCGGCTGCCCAAGTGGACAATAAGGTGTTTGTTCAGATGGAGGCCATTATCAACTCGATGACCCCGGCCGAGCGTCGTAATCCTGATGTGCTGAACGGCTCGCGCAAGCGACGCATTACTGCCGGCTCGGGCACTCAGGTGCAGGATCTTAATCGTCTGTTGAAGCAGCATAAGCAGATGCAGAAAATGATGAAAAAAATGAAGAGCAAAGGCGGTATGGCCAACATGATGCGCGGTATGGGTGGCATGATGGGTGGCGGTGGCGGCATGGGTGGTGGTATGCCCCCCGGTGGCATGTTTAAGTAA
- a CDS encoding cytochrome C assembly family protein produces MPLLTISISAVLLYLTCSVYLGGQAWHGVRHPRLEKLAVIAGYTALSGHAVILFNTIFGDWGIDFSVLKVASLTFWLITLITLLSSMRLPVKNLLVPLYIIAAISLVAAQALHTTAQTIPNITFGIGVHILLSILAESIFTIAAVQAITVGIQDRLLKKHRTQGLVNSLPPLQTMETLLFDMLWGGQLILTAALATGIIAAPDLITALTTHKVVFAAIAWLVFAILLWGRHQLGWRGNTAIRWTLTGFVLLMLSYFGSKFVLEFLLS; encoded by the coding sequence ATGCCCTTACTTACCATCAGCATCAGCGCCGTCCTTCTCTACCTGACCTGCTCGGTGTATCTTGGTGGCCAGGCTTGGCATGGCGTGCGCCACCCACGACTGGAAAAACTGGCCGTTATCGCCGGGTATACCGCCCTCAGCGGCCACGCCGTTATTTTGTTCAATACTATTTTTGGCGACTGGGGTATCGACTTCAGCGTGTTAAAAGTCGCCTCGCTGACCTTTTGGCTGATTACTCTGATCACCCTACTCAGCAGTATGCGACTGCCGGTGAAAAACCTGTTGGTACCGCTCTATATTATTGCCGCCATCAGCTTGGTGGCAGCACAGGCACTACACACCACGGCCCAGACCATTCCCAACATCACCTTTGGCATCGGCGTCCACATCCTGCTATCGATACTGGCGGAGAGCATTTTCACCATTGCCGCGGTACAGGCCATTACCGTCGGCATACAGGATCGCCTACTGAAGAAACACCGCACCCAGGGCCTGGTCAACAGCCTGCCGCCATTACAAACAATGGAAACCCTGCTATTTGATATGCTCTGGGGCGGCCAGCTAATACTGACCGCAGCACTGGCAACCGGTATCATCGCCGCCCCCGACCTTATTACCGCGCTGACCACCCACAAGGTGGTGTTTGCCGCCATTGCCTGGTTGGTATTTGCCATTTTACTATGGGGACGCCATCAGCTGGGCTGGCGCGGCAACACGGCGATTCGCTGGACACTGACCGGCTTCGTCTTACTGATGCTGTCCTACTTTGGCAGCAAGTTTGTCCTTGAGTTCTTACTGAGCTAA
- a CDS encoding HlyC/CorC family transporter — protein sequence MNEAPLEILFAILVFLILCSAFFSSSETAMMSLNRYRLKHLVGKNNRGAKRAEQLLERPDRLIGLILIGNNLVNIFATSIATVIAMRLYGDAGIAIGGVLLTLVILLFAEVTPKTLAAYYPEKIAFPFTLLLKPLLTIMYPAVWLINILSNNLLKLFGINADTKNEQQLSREELRTIVNETSPHIPSRHQGMLTNILDLENATAEDIMIPRNEVFGLNLDDDDDTLVEQLRSSEFTRLPVFRDDINNIVGLLHLKHVSQLFDQRGQFNREAMMDTISPPYFVLENTPLHTQLFNFQQEKKRLGIVVDEYGTMQGLVTLEDILEEIVGEFTSNIADNIEEIFPQKDNSYIINGTINIRDINKALDWQLPIDGPKTLNGLLLEHLETFPDAAAGIRIGNYGFEVLEISENIIQTARVRALIKKRH from the coding sequence TTGAACGAAGCCCCCTTAGAGATACTATTTGCTATTTTAGTATTCTTAATTCTCTGCTCTGCCTTCTTCTCAAGCTCAGAAACCGCCATGATGTCGCTCAATCGATATCGCCTCAAACATTTGGTCGGCAAAAATAACCGCGGCGCCAAACGGGCCGAGCAACTACTCGAACGCCCCGACCGGTTAATTGGCCTTATTCTGATCGGCAACAACCTCGTCAACATCTTCGCCACCTCGATTGCCACCGTGATCGCCATGCGACTTTACGGCGACGCCGGCATCGCCATTGGCGGCGTCTTACTGACCCTGGTCATCCTGCTGTTTGCTGAGGTGACACCGAAGACACTGGCAGCGTATTACCCAGAAAAGATCGCCTTCCCTTTTACTCTGTTGCTCAAGCCACTGCTCACAATCATGTACCCGGCAGTATGGTTGATCAATATTCTCAGCAACAACCTGCTCAAACTGTTTGGCATTAACGCCGACACCAAGAATGAGCAACAGCTATCGCGGGAGGAGCTGCGCACCATCGTCAACGAGACCAGCCCACATATTCCGTCGCGCCACCAGGGCATGCTGACCAATATCCTCGACCTCGAGAACGCCACTGCCGAAGACATTATGATTCCGCGCAACGAGGTGTTTGGCCTCAACCTCGATGATGACGATGACACCCTGGTCGAACAATTGCGCTCGAGTGAATTTACCCGCCTGCCGGTCTTCCGCGACGATATCAACAACATCGTCGGCCTGCTGCACCTCAAGCACGTCAGCCAGCTTTTCGACCAGCGGGGACAATTTAACCGCGAGGCGATGATGGACACCATCAGCCCGCCATACTTCGTGCTGGAAAACACCCCACTGCACACCCAGCTGTTTAACTTCCAGCAGGAAAAGAAACGCCTGGGTATTGTGGTCGACGAATACGGCACCATGCAGGGACTGGTGACACTGGAAGATATACTCGAGGAGATTGTCGGTGAGTTCACCTCTAATATTGCCGACAATATCGAAGAGATATTCCCGCAGAAAGACAACAGCTATATCATCAACGGCACCATCAACATTCGCGATATCAACAAGGCTCTCGACTGGCAACTGCCCATCGACGGGCCCAAAACACTGAACGGCTTACTGCTTGAGCATCTGGAAACCTTTCCCGACGCCGCTGCCGGCATCCGCATTGGCAACTACGGCTTTGAGGTGTTAGAAATCAGCGAAAATATCATTCAGACCGCGCGGGTCAGAGCCCTGATTAAAAAACGACACTAA
- a CDS encoding DUF1289 domain-containing protein: MSQSAVKSPCVSICVLNPEDVCEGCYRSAEEITQWNAYSEQERVEVLQLSQQRRIEDGAVM; the protein is encoded by the coding sequence GTGAGTCAATCAGCGGTTAAGTCGCCCTGTGTGTCAATTTGTGTGTTAAACCCTGAAGACGTCTGTGAGGGCTGTTATCGCAGCGCCGAGGAGATTACTCAGTGGAATGCCTACAGTGAGCAAGAGCGCGTCGAAGTGCTGCAGTTATCCCAGCAGCGTCGTATCGAGGATGGCGCGGTGATGTAG
- a CDS encoding gamma carbonic anhydrase family protein, translating into MLYRLEDIEPKLLGRGHYIAPTAAVIGDVELYSSVSVWFNCVIRADDDCVVIDEGSNIQDGAVLHADPGYPLTIGKGVTVGHKVMLHGCTIGDDSLIGMNAVVLNGAKIGRGCLIGANALIPEGMVVPDGALVLGSPGKVKRILSEEEQDGLKFGALHYVQKGVRYNNGLSEVEGS; encoded by the coding sequence ATGCTTTACCGTTTAGAAGATATTGAGCCGAAGCTACTGGGTCGCGGCCATTACATTGCACCCACGGCTGCCGTCATTGGTGATGTCGAGCTGTACAGTAGTGTTAGTGTCTGGTTTAACTGTGTTATTCGTGCCGATGACGACTGTGTTGTCATCGACGAGGGCAGCAATATTCAAGATGGCGCGGTGCTCCATGCCGACCCCGGTTACCCGTTGACGATTGGCAAGGGTGTGACTGTTGGCCACAAGGTGATGCTGCACGGCTGTACTATTGGCGATGACAGTTTAATCGGCATGAATGCCGTGGTATTGAACGGTGCCAAGATTGGTCGCGGTTGTTTAATCGGTGCCAATGCGCTGATCCCTGAGGGCATGGTTGTACCCGACGGCGCCCTGGTGTTAGGGTCGCCGGGCAAGGTCAAGCGTATCCTCAGCGAGGAAGAGCAGGATGGTTTGAAATTCGGCGCCCTCCACTATGTGCAAAAAGGCGTGCGTTATAACAATGGTTTATCCGAGGTCGAGGGCTCTTAA
- a CDS encoding NGG1p interacting factor NIF3, with the protein MSVYKICSYVPESHLEPVKQALFAAGAGRIGDYQHCCWQVKGEGQFMPQAGAEPFIGQPGALSRVAEYRIELVCADEVVRDVVTALKQAHPYDQPAYDVSLCIDI; encoded by the coding sequence ATGTCGGTGTATAAAATTTGTAGCTATGTGCCAGAGTCACATTTAGAGCCGGTAAAGCAGGCGTTGTTCGCAGCCGGTGCCGGTCGTATCGGCGATTATCAGCACTGTTGTTGGCAGGTCAAAGGCGAGGGGCAGTTTATGCCGCAGGCCGGCGCCGAGCCTTTTATTGGTCAGCCGGGGGCGCTCAGTCGAGTGGCCGAATACCGTATCGAACTGGTCTGTGCCGATGAGGTGGTGCGCGATGTGGTGACGGCCTTGAAACAGGCCCACCCCTATGATCAGCCCGCCTATGATGTCAGCCTCTGTATCGATATTTAA
- the tgt gene encoding tRNA guanosine(34) transglycosylase Tgt translates to MDFEVDHQRGLSRRGRLKFPRGTVETPAFMPVGTYGTVKGMMARDIEEIGAEIILGNTFHLMLRPGTEIIEAHGDLHDFAGWSKPILTDSGGFQVFSLGKMRKITEEGVHFRSPVDGSKVFLTPERSMQVQKSLGSDIVMIFDECTPHPATHKEAKDSMEMSMRWAKRSKEEHGTSPSALFGIIQGGMFEDLRLQSIEGLCDIGFDGLAIGGLSVGEPKEEMFKVLDFLAHKMPADKPRYLMGVGTPSDLVEGVRKGVDMFDCVMPTRNARNGHLFTSAGVLKIRNAKHKLSTEPLDAECDCYTCQHHTRGYLHHLDKCKEILGSTLNTIHNLRYYQKVMADIRLALDEDRFEEFRTEFYEKQGVEVPDYV, encoded by the coding sequence ATGGACTTTGAAGTCGACCACCAGCGCGGTTTATCCCGTCGTGGTCGCCTAAAATTCCCCCGCGGCACCGTTGAAACCCCGGCGTTTATGCCGGTGGGTACTTACGGCACGGTGAAGGGCATGATGGCCCGTGATATCGAAGAGATCGGTGCCGAGATCATCCTCGGCAACACTTTTCATCTGATGTTGCGTCCGGGTACCGAGATTATCGAAGCCCACGGCGATCTGCACGATTTCGCTGGCTGGAGTAAGCCAATTTTGACCGACTCCGGCGGCTTTCAGGTGTTCAGCCTCGGTAAGATGCGCAAGATCACCGAAGAGGGGGTTCACTTCCGCTCGCCGGTCGATGGCTCCAAGGTGTTCTTGACCCCCGAGCGCTCGATGCAGGTGCAGAAGTCGCTGGGTTCAGACATCGTGATGATTTTTGACGAGTGCACGCCGCACCCGGCCACCCACAAAGAGGCCAAGGACTCGATGGAAATGTCGATGCGTTGGGCCAAGCGTTCCAAAGAAGAGCACGGCACCTCACCCTCGGCGCTGTTTGGTATTATTCAGGGCGGTATGTTCGAGGATCTGCGTCTGCAGTCGATCGAGGGGCTGTGTGATATCGGCTTCGATGGTCTTGCCATCGGCGGTCTGTCTGTTGGTGAGCCGAAGGAAGAGATGTTTAAGGTGTTGGACTTCCTGGCCCACAAAATGCCGGCCGATAAGCCCCGTTACCTGATGGGTGTCGGTACCCCCTCTGACCTGGTCGAGGGTGTGCGCAAGGGTGTCGATATGTTCGACTGCGTAATGCCGACCCGCAACGCGCGTAACGGCCATCTATTTACCTCTGCCGGGGTATTGAAGATTCGTAACGCCAAGCACAAGCTGTCGACCGAGCCGCTGGACGCTGAATGCGATTGTTATACCTGTCAGCATCACACCCGTGGCTACTTACACCACCTCGATAAGTGTAAGGAAATCCTCGGCTCGACGTTGAATACCATCCACAACCTGCGTTACTACCAGAAGGTGATGGCCGATATTCGTCTGGCCTTGGATGAAGACCGTTTCGAAGAGTTCCGCACTGAGTTCTATGAGAAGCAGGGCGTCGAAGTACCCGATTACGTCTAA